A region of the Prochlorococcus marinus XMU1402 genome:
TCATCAAGAATATCAGGTTGCAAATATAGGAATATTTCTCCAGGTGTACCACGATAAATTGATTGCCTGAGCAATTCATTTGAAGCAGCCTTGGTAATAGTTAAAGAACTCAATTTTTAAATACACTTAGTACATAGATTAATTATTTTTTAATTCAATAACAAGCATTCCATAATGTTCTCACTTTATTAGCTGCGTAATTTCTCTGAATTTTTTTATTTCCTCTCATAAGAAATATCTAAAAACACAAACAAAAATGATTTTCATTTTCATTTTGGTGTAAATTTTATACATCAGGTAGTTTTTTATGAGTCAAACTTGGATAATATCAGGGCCTCCAGGATGCGGTAAGACAAGTTGGATACTAAATACTTTTAAGAATCACTCTGGAAATTGTGGTTATGTACGTCTTGGCGGATATTCAGAAATTAATTTAGAGCAAGCAATAAATTCAAAAATTGATTTTGCTTTTTTGAAAGATCAAATTCCTAATTTATTAGATTTGTCAAGTTCAAAATTGCCCTTAGAGGTAGAGAAAGAGAATATTTTGATTATTATTGAATTTCCTCAATTTTTCATACCTAAATTTCAGGGTATTAGTGGTATTGATTTGAGAGTTATAAAAGAGCTTGAAATAAATAATCTTCAACCAAATAAATATTTGCATTTTGGCAGAGATCTAGAATTACCAATAAAGGATACTTTAGATTTTAAAGCAATTGAATCATGTAGTATTGACCTCAAAAAAAATATTTGGGATCCTGCAAGTTTAAATACTTTTTGGTTCGAATTAGTGAACGGTGCTTATGGAGACGTATATAGAGCAAAAGCATTAATGAACTTACCAGATGGTCGTTATATCTTGTTTAACTGGATATTGACTCAGAAAGGTTCTCAATATCAAACCTTAAATCAAGTTGCTCCTCTTAATGGAAGACCAGAAAGACACTCTGAAATTGTCATACAGGGGAAAAACTTAAACTTCCAATTAATAAAATCAACTATCAATAATTGCCTTCTTAGTGATGCTGTTCTAGAGCATCATCAAGCCACACTTAGAAATTCACAATTACAAACTTCTCGAAATTAATTAAAAATGAATCAAGCTGTTATTTCATGTTTACATGCAAATCTACCTGCAGTAGAAGCCGTATTAAAAGATATTGAATTACAAGGGATTACGAATATTACCTGCCTTGGAGATTTAGTAGGTTATGGTCCTCAACCTAATGAGGTTATTGAGTTAATCAAAGAGAAAAAAATTGCCACTTGTCAGGGTTGTTGGGACGAAGATGTAGTTGATGGATTAGATGCCTGCGATTGTAGTTACCCTTCTCAGATCGCTGAAAGGAGAGGTCATTTCGCTCATCAATGGACTACGGAAAAATTAACAAAAGAAAATAAGGATTTTTTAGCTAATTTACCCTACTCAATTCGTAAAGATAAATGTCTTTTTGTTCATGGTAGTCCTAATAGTCAACATGAATATCTGCTGCCCGATATGGATGCATTCGCAGCTCTTGAGAGAGTTGAAAATGCCAAAGCCGAGATTCTATTTTGTGGACATACTCATCAACCTTATATACGTGAACTAGCAAATGGTTCAATTGCCGTAAAGGTCAAAAACAGTGGTTCGAAAGATATTCAAAAGAAAGAAATGAATTTGCCGATGCGAAGAATAGTAAATGCAGGTTCAGTGGGAGAGCCACGGCATGGAGGAACTAAAGCTACTTATGTGGTTTATAACGACATCACTAATGACGTAAAAATTAGAGAAGTTGAATATGATATCGAACTTACCTGCAAAGCAATAATAAATGCTGGTCTTCCTCCGATTTTTGCATGGCGTTTAAAAAACGGATTTGAATTTGCCGAACGAGCTGAAGATGCTTCTCATGTTTGTGAAAGATGATAGAACGCTGGGCACTTATAAGTGGGTTAAAAGGGGATCTAGATACTTATGAACTTATTCAAAAAGATTTAAAAAAAACTCCTGGGAACATAACCCTCTTTGTTTTGGGGGATATGATAGGCCCTGAAAAAAACTGTAATAAACTTCTACACAGATTAATTAATCCAAAAAGTAATGATTTACAACCATGGTGCATATATGGTTGGTGGGAAGAACAAATCCTCTTAGAAAGTGGTTACCGTGGCAATCAAAGAGCTGAAGCTTTGAGAATAAATAAAGGTGAAGAAGTGGTCAAATCTCTAATAAATGCTGTTGATAAATCATTTCTTGATTGGATAGCAGCACTTCAATTTGGATTTGTTGAACTTGATTGTGGTTTAATTCACGGGAGCTCAAAAGATGTTGGCGACGATTTAACATTAGATACCCCGCCATTAACACTCCTGGATAGACTTACACGTCTTCAAGTAAACAGATTATTTACTGCGAGAAGTACACAACAATTTCATTTGGAATTAACAGAGGGGATTCTTAATTCGGAAGTACACGATTTAACCGGAAATCATAAGAAGGAGCAGAAGGTTCCTCAAAAAGCTGTCATTGGTGTTGGAGCAGGCAAAAATTATACTCTCTATGATGTAGGGACTGATAATACTCAATTCGTAAGGGCTGGATATCAATCAGTAAAGAAAAAAAATGGATTTGGATTACATTTTTAAACACTAGGTCGCAAGCGGGCGATCCTCGGGCGATCAAATGCTTAACTTTGCAACACTTTGCTGCATATAAGACAATTCTTGAGACTCATTTTGATAACAAATATTTCAAACTAAAGTCATAGCCTCACTTCGTTCTCATGGGTGCTGTCGCATTTTGCTGATCGAGTGCTTTGGGAGCACTAGGTCGCAGGTTCGAATCCTGTCGCCCCGACTCTTAAAAACCAAGTCATCCTAGCGAGTTACCCAGACTCGCTTTTTTATTGGAAATTATGTCGGTTACTTCAGCCGACAAAAAGCCGACAAATGCCTGATTTTTCTTAGTTATTCATAGATATTCTGAGTTATTCAATACGACAATTACGAAATTAGAAAAACATTTTGAAGTTTTGGTGCAGATTTATCCTCTTTTTTTATCTATTAATCTTTTGATCTAGTGCCAATTATTAATTGCACAAATAGATTTGAGGTGCTTCTTAGTTCTCCAAAGACAGTGAACCAATCTGCCACTTGGATTTTGGTATGGTTTTAGTCCTTGGTGCAGTCCATTTTCAATTCGTTCTAAATAAAAAGATGATCTTTCTTTTTGGTAAGGATAAACAGTAAGACTTTTGACGAATCCTTTATTACGAGGATCTATTTCTACATCACATGCTCCTAAAATTTCCCACTTAATACCCTCTCCAAGTCCACCTACTGCATATTGATTTGATGTCATTTGAAGACATGTAGTTTCTATAGGTTTTGAGAAATCAAATGGGTGAGCAACAACTGGTACTAAAAATTGAGAAATGATATGGCTAAGAAATAAGAAGCGTTTCATTTAATACTTAAATCTTTTTTTAATTTTGGTTGCACTTGGATCTTTAATTTTGTAAAAATCTGAATATTTATAAATAATAGGTTTTATATTTATGTATTCAAATCCAAGAACTTGACTTGTTTCTTCCTCTTTACGACAATATCTAAATTTAAAGCTACTATTGCCTATTGCATAATTAGGAACTTTATTAGACCATTCATTGCAAGCCTCTTTTGCTTCGTAATAAGATCCATATTTACAGCCTGTTAGCATTATCAGGGAAAGAGGTAATAAATAAAATCTTTTCATAAAAAAAGAGGGTTTTATCCCTCTAAGTTTAGATCGACTGTCAATCAATTAAATATTACATGGAATCGTTCCGAATATATAAATTGCCGACAAATTGCCGACAAATAATGCCCAATTTTTCAGGAGAAAATACGCAATACCCCGCAACTATTTAGACATGGTCTGTAGACATAGTGCCCAACTGGGCTTGTTAAGTGCTTTGGGAGCACTAGGTCGCAGGTTCGAATCCTGTCGCCCCGACTCTCTAAAACCAAGTCATAGAAAGCATTCTTAAGCTGTCTTTTTTATTTTGTAAGTAGTCTCATATTTAGATTTGCCCCTCTAGTAGCCCCTCCTGAGCTATAGCTTGCTATTACTTGCACCTATTGGTGCTCCTTTTGCCCCTCTAGTCATATACTTTTTCCTGGTCTAATATCTCCCTCTTATAACCCTCAGCAAGCTCATCATTATATCTGCACTCTTCAATTATTTTTACTATCTCGGAGATAGCTATAGTTTTTCGATCTTGCATGTTAAAAACTTCTCTATATATATAGAAACGAATTTCGAATAAAAATCAAATATCATTTATAGAATTAAAGAGAAGAAAAATAATCTTTGATATTTAATGTTGCGACTTCTTCCTTTACCGATTTTTATTTGCATTTATCTATTCTCTTGGTGGAGATGTAAAAAAAATATTATCGCTAGTGATAAGCAACTAAAACCTTGCATTGATTGGGCATATATAAAAAATTTACCTCTTCCTCCCAAACCTTCATTCGTAGAGTTTTATATTGTTTATGTTTCTTCTTTTTTAAAATTTCCCTTTGGGATAATTATTCAAGCACTACCTTTCGCAAAGAAGGTAAGATACTACGAAAGAGAAATGAAATTAATATTTGATAAATGGAATTTAGAAAAAATTAAAAAAATAATCAACTGAATATCTATCAGCCCTCTAATAATTACTCCTTATTTCCAGAGTCTATATTTTAAATAAATGTAGATAGGAAAAACCACTAAGCTAACTGTAGTGACAAAAGCAAGAATATCCTGCAACATATAAATAGACCCCCAATAAGGAAAATCATCACGGAAAAGCCTAAAAGGTAGGTATTGAACCTGGAAGAAATAAAACCTCATCAATATAAAATTAAAAACTTCCTCAAACAGGTTCTGAACAATAGGAAAAATAAAAGCTCCACCCATTATTAATAAAAAGCTCTTAAATACTTTTTTATCTTTATTCATTTCGAAATTATTCCTTATATATAGTATTAATAGCTCCACTGGTTAGCTTCTGCCCTGGCTTTCATATAGCACTCGTGAAGTTGAAGAGCCCCTCCTGACTAATATCATTTAATGTCATGCAATAGCAGTTTGCAATACTCTGTCTCAAATTGGTTACTATAACTACTATTTATTCAAGCCATAACAAAAGTCTCAAGAATATTAGAGAAATAGTCACGAGTGCTTTGGGAGCACTAGGTCGCAGGTTCGAATCCTGTCGCTTATACTCTTAAAAACAAAGTCATACTAGCGAGTCTCCCAACTCGCTTTTTTATTTCTTACTGTCTCATCTTGCGAAAGGGGCACTCTAGGGGGCACTCGTTTGAAGTACTTTGATCTAAAATGTGCCTACTAATAACTAGAAATAACTCCTGAAGATACTTGTTTTCTTCCATCCCTCATCCAGTAGTTGTTTATATTCCTTCCTAGCTGCTTCGATAGTTTCAACTCTGCTTCCCTTCATAACTGGTTTACTACTCCTTTTATATACGCATCCATAACTAATCATCATTGCATCAATACTGGGACTAGGCTTCGATACATCCTCAAATGGTTCAAATACTTTTATCCTATTTCTTTCATTATTTATAAGAATAAATCTCTCCATTACTTGCCTTTAGATAAAAGATAATTTAAAAAAATACCTCCCGAAACTAATAAACATCCCATAGCAACAAATCCAAGTAAATCTATTAATGATTTATCAGTATTTATTTTTAGAAAAGTTAAAGCAAAAGCTATTGGAGGGAATAATAATATTGTTTTTGGAATTAGCGCCTGATTCCATTTCTTTATATTTGTATCTTCTTCGTTTAACTCTTGATACATCTTTTCCAGTTTTTTTCTTTCTTCTTCCATTAGATAAGCAATAAGCAAATAATTGCTCCCATACTAAAAATTAAGCTCCACCCTTGCGAGTTAATTTTCATTGATAAATATCGAGTAATTTTATATAAATTCCTAACAATACTAATGTTGCTAAACCTCCTCCAATAAATATATTTGGTTGATTATTCCAAAGATTAGTTAAATATTCCATAAAAAAATTACTCATTGTAGATTTGTTTATTTTTTCCATTTTAATTACGTATCTATCATTAATAGATCAATAAAATCTTCCCAAAAAATTTTTTAAAAAAAAAGGGATTTATAAAAGAATACTAAACATCTTTTCTTTTTTTAACTTTTTAAAAAAAGTTATTTTTCCAATGAATCGTAGAAATCCTTAGTAGAAAGATTGCCAGGCCAATCAAATATTTTACGGTCAGCAGAATCTAAAAGTATGAAATATAGATCACAGCCTTTTAGTTTATCGATTAGTTCTATAATCTCTTCTGCAGCCTCTTTCAATGAAGTTTTCAGAACTTTTCTCCTTATAGCTATTTCATTTAGATATTCTAGTTTAAAACCATAGGCTTCTAACTCATTCCTTTTCTCATATAGAAATGATTTTTGGTTGGGTATGTTTCTAATATCAATTCTAAAAAGATTTGGAATAACTTTTCTTTTGTATGGAAATTTAGCCCATTTTTCTGTTGGAATTATTTTTTCATCTTTAATAAATTCAGAAATAGAATTATCTTTTTCAGACAAAAAAATCAGTTTTTCCTTCGCTCGAGAACAGGCAACATAAAAAAGTTTCCTTTCATCTTCAATTAGAACTTCAGGATAATCACCAAATATTCTCATAAATTGAGAACTTGGATGAATTTTACCAAAATTGTGAGGATTGATAATTATTACAGTGTCAGCTTCACCGCCTTTAGCACTATGTGCAGTTGATGCCTTTACTGCATAAGAATAAAGATGTTTTTGATAAACCTTAGCTAGAAACTCTTCAAGAAGTTTTATACCATTATCTTTTTTCTCTTCTATAAATTTTAGATTATTATCATCTCTCCTTAACCTTAGCGATAGATTTTTAACACGTGATAAGACATAAGAGAATTTAATTTTTTCTTCTATACGTTTTTCAACTTGACTTCTAAATCTTGATTCAAAATTTGTAATTTTGATTAGGAAAGGTATAACTCTTAACAATGAGGAGATGATAATGTCGGAATTAAATAAGAAACTTTCAGATTCAACCATCTCTAATTCATTTAATTTAAAGTTAAAAATCTCACCCTTTAATTTATGGTTTGAATCACTATATTTTGAAATTACCCCATTATTTTCCATTATTGAATTACAAAAATCTACTATGGGCTTTGCGCTTCTGAAGTTTGTCGTTAAAAAAAGTTCTTTTGGGTTTTTAAAATAATTTGCGAAATTATTAAAATATTTCAAATCTGAACCCATAAACCTATAAATCATTTGC
Encoded here:
- a CDS encoding GTP-binding protein, with amino-acid sequence MSQTWIISGPPGCGKTSWILNTFKNHSGNCGYVRLGGYSEINLEQAINSKIDFAFLKDQIPNLLDLSSSKLPLEVEKENILIIIEFPQFFIPKFQGISGIDLRVIKELEINNLQPNKYLHFGRDLELPIKDTLDFKAIESCSIDLKKNIWDPASLNTFWFELVNGAYGDVYRAKALMNLPDGRYILFNWILTQKGSQYQTLNQVAPLNGRPERHSEIVIQGKNLNFQLIKSTINNCLLSDAVLEHHQATLRNSQLQTSRN
- a CDS encoding metallophosphoesterase family protein; the protein is MNQAVISCLHANLPAVEAVLKDIELQGITNITCLGDLVGYGPQPNEVIELIKEKKIATCQGCWDEDVVDGLDACDCSYPSQIAERRGHFAHQWTTEKLTKENKDFLANLPYSIRKDKCLFVHGSPNSQHEYLLPDMDAFAALERVENAKAEILFCGHTHQPYIRELANGSIAVKVKNSGSKDIQKKEMNLPMRRIVNAGSVGEPRHGGTKATYVVYNDITNDVKIREVEYDIELTCKAIINAGLPPIFAWRLKNGFEFAERAEDASHVCER
- a CDS encoding phosphoesterase, with product MIERWALISGLKGDLDTYELIQKDLKKTPGNITLFVLGDMIGPEKNCNKLLHRLINPKSNDLQPWCIYGWWEEQILLESGYRGNQRAEALRINKGEEVVKSLINAVDKSFLDWIAALQFGFVELDCGLIHGSSKDVGDDLTLDTPPLTLLDRLTRLQVNRLFTARSTQQFHLELTEGILNSEVHDLTGNHKKEQKVPQKAVIGVGAGKNYTLYDVGTDNTQFVRAGYQSVKKKNGFGLHF
- a CDS encoding DUF1651 domain-containing protein encodes the protein MERFILINNERNRIKVFEPFEDVSKPSPSIDAMMISYGCVYKRSSKPVMKGSRVETIEAARKEYKQLLDEGWKKTSIFRSYF